A stretch of Chitinophaga caeni DNA encodes these proteins:
- a CDS encoding outer membrane beta-barrel protein, whose translation MKSLKILLAVFLGAFALQGAQAQTRPPVSFQLNYSIAQPLSSLKDYANNTSFRGWKAGFQYAINDNLSVGLNVGYQDFYEKSARAVYPIKDGDISAVQTRTLQTIPILAAAQYNFTKPGSKVIPYGGLNIGVANFQYEKYYGQFVDDDNSWQFMVSPELGINVPFGKYSPVLFNAHVQYNFSPYKVAELTNFNTVQANVGVKFHLR comes from the coding sequence ATGAAAAGTTTAAAGATATTATTAGCCGTATTCCTGGGTGCTTTCGCTTTGCAAGGCGCACAGGCCCAAACAAGACCTCCTGTTAGTTTTCAATTAAACTACAGCATTGCCCAACCTTTAAGCAGCTTGAAGGATTATGCGAACAACACCAGCTTCCGCGGCTGGAAAGCGGGATTTCAATATGCCATCAACGACAATTTAAGTGTCGGCTTGAATGTTGGATACCAAGATTTTTATGAAAAATCTGCCCGGGCAGTTTACCCTATCAAGGATGGTGATATTTCTGCCGTGCAAACACGTACGCTGCAAACCATTCCAATCTTGGCTGCTGCACAATATAATTTCACGAAGCCCGGCTCTAAGGTTATCCCTTACGGGGGCTTAAACATCGGTGTGGCTAATTTCCAATATGAGAAATATTACGGTCAGTTCGTGGATGATGATAATAGTTGGCAATTCATGGTAAGCCCGGAACTGGGAATAAACGTTCCTTTCGGGAAATATTCGCCGGTACTTTTTAATGCCCATGTACAGTATAATTTTTCACCGTACAAGGTGGCAGAGTTAACAAACTTCAATACAGTACAAGCCAATGTAGGTGTGAAATTTCACCTCCGGTAA
- a CDS encoding DUF4136 domain-containing protein, with protein MKKIWILMGASLVIASLISSCRKDPIDNLSEEETRIYVTNYDKDVDFGTYSTFSIVDSVAVVTNNGDYSKELTNYDQQLINTVKQSFIDRGYKLVDKTASPDLAVNLTRIDNTYSSVVIGGPGYWSGWPGYWDPGYWGYPGWGYYFPPYYGVFNYKERSVAIDLVDLKNAAKEGDNQLTTIWNAMLRGQGVWNSNNIESMVKAVFDQSTYLETTL; from the coding sequence ATGAAAAAGATTTGGATCTTGATGGGTGCTTCCCTCGTAATAGCCTCCCTAATATCCAGTTGCAGGAAGGACCCCATCGATAATTTATCGGAAGAAGAAACAAGAATTTATGTTACCAATTACGACAAAGATGTCGATTTTGGAACTTACAGTACGTTCAGTATCGTGGATTCGGTGGCTGTTGTCACGAATAATGGCGATTATAGCAAAGAACTGACTAACTACGATCAACAATTGATCAACACCGTAAAACAATCTTTCATTGACCGCGGGTATAAACTGGTAGATAAAACGGCAAGTCCTGACCTGGCAGTTAACTTGACCCGCATCGACAATACTTACAGTTCCGTAGTGATCGGTGGCCCCGGTTACTGGAGCGGATGGCCCGGCTATTGGGATCCCGGTTATTGGGGATATCCCGGTTGGGGATATTACTTCCCTCCTTATTATGGCGTTTTCAACTACAAGGAACGTTCCGTAGCGATAGATTTAGTAGATCTTAAAAATGCTGCCAAAGAAGGCGATAACCAGTTGACAACAATCTGGAATGCCATGTTAAGGGGCCAAGGTGTTTGGAACAGCAATAACATTGAAAGCATGGTAAAAGCTGTTTTCGATCAATCTACCTACCTGGAAACAACATTATAG
- a CDS encoding helix-turn-helix domain-containing protein, with protein sequence MDILSKKETGNTALGYLQSKLIDEAKLKIFDHSKSINDIASELGFKYQQHFSRLFKQKTGITPNDYRNLN encoded by the coding sequence TTGGATATATTATCAAAAAAAGAAACCGGTAATACGGCATTAGGCTATTTACAGTCAAAATTAATCGACGAAGCGAAATTGAAGATTTTTGATCATTCCAAATCGATCAATGATATAGCCTCCGAACTTGGGTTTAAATATCAACAGCATTTTTCCCGGTTATTTAAACAAAAAACGGGTATAACCCCCAATGATTACAGGAATTTGAATTAA
- a CDS encoding DUF1493 family protein, with product MSITGDDAEAFILQFGKRYHVDIGSFNFSKY from the coding sequence TTGAGCATAACCGGAGATGATGCTGAAGCTTTTATCTTGCAATTTGGCAAAAGGTATCATGTTGATATAGGTAGCTTTAATTTTTCAAAATATTGA
- a CDS encoding RNA polymerase sigma factor encodes MRMLELKSDHELMALIQEGNSEAFEELYGRYFKPLLYFTAKRTNDLADAEDIVHDVFTKFWERRFKIENKNISSFLYQCTLYAILDRIKKLKNKNTVVSMLAFSYPQCEDPIEQQLFEDELKAKFDEAINLNTSKVKEVFKLRYEEDMSYKEIATAHGVSIETVKAQVKKGLKKMRKHLRIFTTFYFF; translated from the coding sequence ATGAGAATGTTAGAGCTTAAATCAGATCACGAACTAATGGCGCTAATTCAAGAAGGTAATAGTGAAGCCTTCGAGGAGCTCTATGGTCGATATTTTAAGCCCTTACTCTATTTCACCGCTAAACGAACAAATGATCTAGCAGATGCAGAAGACATTGTTCATGATGTTTTTACGAAGTTTTGGGAACGTCGATTTAAGATTGAAAATAAAAATATTTCATCTTTTTTATACCAATGCACACTGTATGCAATTTTAGATCGAATTAAAAAGCTTAAAAACAAGAATACCGTGGTTTCGATGCTGGCTTTTAGTTATCCTCAATGTGAAGATCCTATTGAACAACAATTATTTGAGGATGAACTGAAGGCAAAGTTTGATGAAGCTATTAATTTAAATACGTCAAAAGTTAAAGAAGTATTTAAGCTTAGGTACGAGGAAGATATGTCTTACAAAGAGATTGCCACAGCCCATGGGGTTAGTATTGAAACAGTCAAAGCCCAGGTTAAAAAAGGGTTAAAAAAAATGCGGAAGCACCTTCGGATCTTCACTACCTTCTATTTTTTTTAA
- a CDS encoding FecR family protein, which translates to MDKNQIIELLEAYEKGTLSENQIQSLKRALMEIDIMEEHTFHSIDLQESKDRVLKRLMETGVNPGVYADSSEGHIENQGRTSIYYIRIAIGAAASVLLLVGLISQFKYKKAIPVHIAKELSDVEPATFKARLTINNSAKSYKLTGSVKDSIAMVNGALVKAPSPNTIVYQSYENLSENQIPSINTISTPRGGTYNVTLGDGTEVMLNAASSITFPVPFEQDKREVTITGEVFFKVKHQLLEGNAMSKPFIVKAQVATGQVQNIKVLGTHFNVLARPNTPITTSLVEGKVLVTTKADAKTILPGQKSILVNGSLAIKKLMESDIAWTKNLFEFQDQTLETIMAEASRWYDVDIKFEDNINLSQKYTITLERDKGLKTFTSIIENLGFVCSLENSEGVKSQDNHRTLFIKRK; encoded by the coding sequence ATGGACAAAAACCAAATTATAGAACTTTTAGAAGCATATGAAAAGGGAACTTTGTCAGAAAATCAAATTCAATCTCTGAAAAGGGCATTGATGGAAATTGATATCATGGAAGAACACACTTTTCATAGTATCGATCTTCAAGAATCAAAGGATAGGGTTCTTAAAAGATTGATGGAAACCGGGGTTAATCCCGGAGTATATGCCGATTCGTCGGAAGGTCATATAGAAAATCAGGGAAGGACTTCTATTTATTATATTAGAATAGCAATTGGAGCTGCAGCAAGCGTGTTGCTTTTGGTAGGGCTCATTTCACAATTTAAGTATAAAAAAGCGATCCCTGTTCATATTGCTAAGGAATTATCTGATGTCGAACCGGCGACTTTTAAAGCACGTTTAACCATTAACAATTCAGCAAAATCATACAAACTAACAGGGAGTGTTAAAGATTCCATTGCGATGGTAAATGGCGCTTTAGTAAAAGCTCCATCCCCTAATACTATTGTTTACCAATCCTATGAAAATCTATCAGAAAATCAAATACCAAGCATAAATACTATATCGACTCCGAGGGGAGGAACTTACAATGTGACATTGGGTGATGGAACAGAAGTCATGCTTAATGCAGCATCTTCAATTACGTTCCCGGTTCCTTTTGAACAAGACAAAAGGGAAGTGACTATTACGGGTGAGGTATTCTTCAAAGTAAAGCATCAATTACTCGAGGGAAACGCCATGTCCAAGCCTTTCATTGTTAAGGCGCAAGTTGCCACTGGGCAAGTTCAGAATATTAAGGTCCTGGGTACACATTTCAATGTGCTGGCTCGGCCAAATACTCCGATTACAACATCATTAGTAGAAGGAAAGGTATTAGTTACTACAAAAGCAGATGCCAAGACAATTTTACCTGGCCAGAAATCTATATTGGTTAATGGTTCATTGGCAATCAAGAAATTAATGGAATCAGATATAGCTTGGACAAAAAATCTTTTCGAATTCCAAGATCAAACATTGGAGACAATTATGGCGGAAGCATCCAGGTGGTATGATGTGGATATAAAATTTGAAGATAACATCAATCTAAGCCAGAAATACACCATAACATTAGAAAGGGATAAGGGACTTAAAACCTTTACAAGCATCATTGAAAATTTGGGTTTTGTTTGTAGTCTGGAAAATAGTGAGGGTGTAAAAAGTCAAGATAATCATAGAACATTGTTTATAAAAAGGAAGTAA
- a CDS encoding SusC/RagA family TonB-linked outer membrane protein produces MTNYLHARYPDWITYGRSYAYFQNIPKSVKKIAVLLFILINFSSFGSSIANAQQINLELKNTKLTQAFASIREQTGYLFSYKNDEVDKYNVTLSIKNASIEQAMDACLQGLSLSYDIKGNLVIVFSKSKENLNINLQQEKAVSGTIIDENGDPIIGANIWAEEINKGTITDNNGNFTLVIGNKNSLKIRIRFIGFIEQTITVNNSKTEKIILKRSNEQLKGVTISTGYQEVSPERFVGSAVTVDSSILSRNNSVDIISRIDGTINGVLFNKVGGIPRIQLRGINSIKGASDITGSPTQNPLIIVDDFPYNGDIHNLNPNDVESISVLKDAAATSIWGTRAANGVIVIKTKKGLYNKRMAVSFNSNFSVKEKPDLSYFPRMTSSEFIDVETYLFNQGFYDIYIQYPFATPLSPVVELLNQERNGTVTQEDAQSKIEILRHHDINKDYEKFVLRNGFNAQNFLNINGGGSEIAYNISFGSDNGKTSIKGPGSANRYTISSSIQLAPINKLKISASIDYTSNQNRSDGPGYRISPGGGKSEIYPYASLIDENGLPASTPRDYAPSYVDTVGGGNLLDWKYYPLIENESANVILNDQFTRIKFELAGKLFPGLTTALKYQYSIQNSEGKNFNSIDSYYARNEINKFTEKGTYKNNLPIGGIIDRTNSKIQSQNIRGQLNYKNSFGRHEINALVAGEISSAKNQNDGSRIYGYDEENLTYSQYLDFQKFYPIFYGGSLRIPNPISVTNRIDKFVSFLANLSYSYNEKYSFYLSGRKDGANILGIKSNNKWKPLWSVGARWNISNEAFFDISTIERLVLRSSYGYAGNVNNTISSLATITYSPNKNFLGQPYSTIGGPPNPDLKWEEVGTFNIGLDFGILRDRISGSIDWYTKKSNDLISYVKVDRTLGFSSIVKNSANTKGNGFELLLNTKNLTRGIKWNTSLNFSYAKTVVTNYFDNSIQTPTNPTIRQGDLYDALYAYIWKGLDPATGDPQGYLNGKVSKDYNKIFQDTANHQKYIGSSFPLLFGNILNNLSFKAFNLSFNIVYRGKYYFRKPSIRYDYLYNRWIGHSDFRNRWQKPGDEKNTNVPSMPYPVNESREIFYQNSEVNIEKGDNARLQDIRLSYSWINRKSKPNPFKSVELYFYANNLNIFLFKHTKSGYDPDYPAETIPPLRNFSFGIKANL; encoded by the coding sequence ATGACTAATTACCTTCATGCCCGTTATCCGGATTGGATAACGTATGGGAGAAGCTATGCGTATTTTCAAAACATCCCCAAATCAGTGAAGAAAATAGCAGTCCTTCTTTTTATCCTCATTAATTTTTCCTCTTTCGGGAGTTCGATAGCCAATGCACAACAGATTAATTTGGAACTAAAAAATACAAAGTTAACACAGGCATTTGCTTCAATAAGGGAGCAAACAGGCTACTTGTTCTCCTATAAAAATGATGAGGTGGATAAGTACAACGTTACATTGTCGATAAAGAATGCGTCTATAGAACAAGCGATGGATGCATGCTTGCAGGGATTGTCATTGTCATATGATATTAAAGGAAATCTGGTGATTGTATTTTCTAAATCAAAAGAAAACTTAAATATTAATTTACAACAGGAGAAAGCAGTCTCCGGGACCATTATAGACGAAAATGGAGATCCAATAATAGGCGCAAACATTTGGGCAGAGGAAATAAATAAGGGAACAATCACAGATAATAATGGGAATTTCACACTAGTTATTGGCAACAAAAATAGTTTAAAAATTCGGATCAGATTCATTGGGTTTATTGAACAAACTATTACTGTAAATAATTCGAAGACTGAAAAAATAATCTTGAAACGATCAAACGAACAATTAAAAGGAGTCACAATTTCAACAGGATATCAAGAAGTTTCACCTGAAAGATTTGTTGGTTCAGCTGTAACTGTAGATAGTTCAATCCTTTCAAGAAATAATAGTGTTGATATAATATCTAGAATTGATGGTACAATTAATGGTGTCCTATTCAATAAGGTTGGAGGAATCCCTAGGATTCAATTAAGAGGAATAAACTCCATTAAGGGAGCCTCTGACATTACTGGAAGCCCCACCCAAAATCCACTTATTATAGTTGACGATTTTCCTTACAATGGCGACATACACAATCTAAATCCGAATGACGTCGAATCGATATCAGTATTGAAAGACGCAGCAGCAACCTCAATTTGGGGAACGAGAGCCGCAAATGGAGTAATAGTAATAAAGACAAAAAAAGGACTGTACAATAAGCGAATGGCAGTATCCTTTAATTCAAATTTCTCAGTTAAAGAAAAGCCCGATTTATCTTACTTTCCTAGGATGACAAGTTCAGAATTTATAGATGTAGAAACATACCTATTCAATCAGGGATTCTATGATATATACATCCAATATCCATTTGCAACACCGTTGTCACCTGTTGTAGAATTATTAAACCAAGAAAGAAACGGTACTGTAACACAGGAAGATGCGCAATCAAAAATTGAAATACTCAGACATCATGACATTAACAAGGATTATGAAAAATTTGTATTAAGAAATGGATTCAATGCACAGAATTTCTTAAATATCAATGGAGGTGGTTCAGAAATTGCCTATAATATTTCATTTGGTTCTGATAATGGTAAAACAAGTATTAAAGGCCCTGGTTCTGCAAATAGATACACGATTTCATCCTCTATTCAGCTTGCTCCTATAAATAAATTAAAGATTTCTGCATCAATTGACTATACAAGTAATCAGAATCGTAGTGACGGGCCGGGATATAGAATTTCACCAGGAGGTGGGAAAAGCGAAATTTATCCTTATGCAAGTCTAATAGACGAAAACGGGCTCCCCGCCTCAACCCCGAGAGATTATGCGCCCTCCTATGTCGATACTGTTGGAGGAGGAAACCTATTAGACTGGAAATATTATCCCTTAATCGAAAACGAAAGTGCGAATGTAATTCTGAATGACCAATTTACAAGGATAAAATTTGAATTAGCTGGAAAATTATTTCCAGGTTTGACGACTGCTCTTAAGTACCAATATTCCATTCAGAATTCAGAAGGAAAGAATTTTAATAGTATTGACTCATATTATGCCAGAAATGAAATTAACAAGTTTACGGAAAAAGGAACTTATAAAAACAATTTACCAATAGGCGGAATAATTGATAGAACCAATTCCAAAATTCAAAGTCAAAATATACGTGGTCAATTGAACTATAAAAATTCATTTGGACGTCACGAAATTAATGCATTAGTAGCCGGAGAAATTAGCAGCGCTAAAAATCAAAATGACGGATCAAGGATATATGGATATGATGAAGAAAACCTTACATACTCACAATATTTAGACTTTCAAAAGTTCTATCCTATCTTCTATGGCGGCTCTCTAAGAATCCCTAATCCCATTTCAGTTACAAATAGAATTGACAAATTCGTATCATTCCTTGCAAATCTTTCTTACTCATACAACGAAAAATATAGCTTTTATCTAAGTGGAAGAAAAGATGGAGCTAATATATTGGGTATTAAATCAAATAATAAATGGAAGCCATTATGGTCAGTTGGAGCCAGATGGAACATATCAAATGAAGCATTTTTTGATATCTCCACAATAGAACGTCTAGTCCTGAGATCATCATACGGATATGCTGGAAACGTTAACAACACAATTTCATCATTAGCAACAATTACCTATTCTCCAAATAAGAATTTCCTTGGCCAACCTTACAGCACAATTGGAGGCCCCCCAAATCCAGATCTAAAGTGGGAGGAAGTTGGGACATTTAATATTGGTCTTGATTTTGGAATACTTCGCGACAGAATATCTGGTTCGATTGATTGGTATACCAAAAAATCAAACGATTTAATTTCATATGTTAAAGTCGATCGTACTTTAGGGTTCAGCAGCATAGTCAAAAACTCAGCAAACACAAAAGGAAATGGCTTTGAACTGCTATTGAACACAAAAAATTTAACAAGAGGTATAAAATGGAATACAAGCCTCAATTTTAGTTACGCAAAGACAGTAGTAACCAACTATTTCGACAATAGTATCCAAACTCCAACTAACCCAACAATCAGACAGGGGGATTTATATGACGCGTTATACGCGTATATCTGGAAAGGGTTAGATCCAGCAACTGGTGACCCTCAAGGTTATTTAAATGGCAAAGTAAGCAAAGACTATAATAAAATATTTCAAGACACGGCGAATCACCAAAAGTATATAGGTTCATCATTTCCATTATTATTTGGAAATATTCTCAATAACTTATCTTTTAAGGCATTCAACTTATCTTTTAATATAGTTTATCGAGGAAAATACTATTTCAGAAAGCCTTCAATTAGGTATGATTATTTGTATAATAGATGGATAGGACATTCAGATTTTAGAAATCGCTGGCAAAAGCCGGGTGACGAAAAAAACACGAATGTTCCATCAATGCCATATCCTGTCAACGAATCTCGAGAAATATTTTATCAGAATTCCGAAGTTAATATTGAAAAAGGAGACAATGCGAGGTTACAAGATATTAGATTATCATACAGTTGGATAAATAGGAAGAGTAAACCAAATCCATTTAAATCAGTGGAATTATACTTTTATGCAAATAATCTAAACATATTTCTATTTAAACACACCAAATCGGGATATGATCCAGATTACCCAGCAGAAACAATTCCACCACTAAGAAACTTCTCGTTTGGTATTAAAGCAAATCTATAA
- a CDS encoding RagB/SusD family nutrient uptake outer membrane protein, producing the protein MRSKNIQMILLAICLYSISCSDYLNEKPDKSTTTINSTKDLQSILDNLTLSYDALLTAGSDEYYLTKSTYDSRSQLDRNIYTWEANTDNIEAWAKIYSYVYRANIVITEIKRFKQEKEYDYLMGQGLFLRAFAFYIGSQLYCTPYSKNASNELGLPLRVLPDVEVSFARSTLKETYDRMISDLKTSEQLLLNSEFALNRGNHKSVLGLLARIYLSMRDYENALKYSSLYLKESRTLLDYNSINETSNPAFQIENPETTFYTLVDGFPATSFIVDTSLYDLYNDNDLRKVIFYYNGTNGEIKYKGSYNGRSGYTTFYGITTSEILLIHAESAIRMGEQETALDDLNYLLSNRYKHGTFTKITEDDRSKLLKIALMERRKELAFRGLRWSDVRRLNLEGQNISLSRLIGNEVFTLPPNDLRWTWLIPSEAIILNKWEQNRR; encoded by the coding sequence ATGCGCTCCAAGAACATTCAGATGATATTATTGGCTATCTGCCTATATTCTATTTCTTGCTCAGATTACCTGAATGAGAAACCAGACAAAAGTACAACAACAATAAATTCAACAAAGGATCTGCAGTCAATCCTAGACAACCTAACTTTATCGTATGATGCACTATTAACGGCAGGTTCAGATGAATATTATCTTACGAAGTCAACATATGATTCACGATCCCAACTCGATCGAAATATTTATACATGGGAGGCCAATACAGACAACATTGAAGCATGGGCCAAAATTTACAGCTATGTATATAGAGCTAATATTGTGATCACAGAAATCAAAAGGTTCAAACAGGAAAAAGAATACGATTACTTGATGGGACAAGGGCTGTTTCTGCGGGCGTTTGCATTCTACATTGGATCACAATTATACTGCACTCCATACTCAAAAAACGCATCGAACGAATTGGGGCTTCCTTTAAGAGTTTTGCCAGATGTTGAAGTCTCTTTTGCAAGATCAACTTTGAAAGAAACTTATGACAGAATGATTAGCGATCTTAAAACATCAGAGCAATTACTTTTGAATTCGGAATTCGCTTTAAATAGAGGGAATCACAAATCAGTCTTAGGACTGTTGGCAAGGATATACCTTTCGATGAGGGACTATGAGAATGCCTTAAAGTACTCAAGTTTGTACTTAAAGGAAAGTAGGACGTTACTAGACTATAACTCAATTAATGAAACGTCAAACCCTGCATTTCAAATTGAAAATCCTGAAACTACCTTTTATACTCTTGTCGATGGTTTTCCTGCAACGTCATTTATTGTTGACACTTCACTTTACGATTTATATAATGATAACGACCTAAGGAAAGTAATTTTCTATTACAATGGTACAAACGGTGAAATAAAATACAAAGGAAGCTATAATGGACGATCTGGATACACGACGTTCTATGGCATTACAACTAGTGAAATATTATTAATTCACGCGGAGTCAGCAATAAGAATGGGAGAACAAGAAACAGCATTAGATGATTTAAACTATTTACTTAGTAATCGATATAAGCATGGAACTTTCACGAAAATCACAGAAGATGACCGTAGCAAACTACTGAAAATAGCTTTAATGGAGCGTCGCAAAGAACTTGCCTTTAGAGGGCTCAGGTGGAGCGATGTAAGGCGATTGAATTTAGAAGGTCAAAATATATCACTGTCGAGATTGATCGGCAATGAAGTTTTCACACTGCCGCCAAACGATTTACGTTGGACTTGGCTTATTCCGTCTGAAGCCATAATCTTAAATAAATGGGAGCAAAACAGGCGATAG
- a CDS encoding thioredoxin domain-containing protein, protein MKKIIDYIISVSIFIIPVTSFSQENKSLIPQQLQIGSHVPEFIISYFMNQDGIVTNIYQQKNRLLQFKEKLIILDFWTTTCSSCIKGFPKLERLQKEFDGKIQIFLVNNYDDSSKIRKWIEYYKIENKRSPIPNNIPIIFSTPKFEEYFPIKFEIGYNVWIGKSGKVILRGIPNNTNEKKIKQYLLGEEITFITDKARGIYNSKRPYFSNFKSKTVQQSSIIDKFSSDFANPYGYSTEGILDSINCTSRNTYLNLSIETLYKIAFRPTLRRSDSIIDFLQPIIDLPDKSEVSTNPSTVDREITDESLINTCFIYEQIVPLSYSDSLKKDLMIRDLNLYFENKKGIKGEVREVKSHYFKLSIIDSIYSESSSISESLKFETRKNGKKYMTFDGYRLKSIVERYFSQVDKNIISNYPIIINNNSKKRYKVTLLAPNQLDSLNDLIQVLGNSGISMKEKIGLIPRLVIVKAN, encoded by the coding sequence ATGAAAAAAATAATTGATTATATTATTTCAGTATCGATTTTTATAATACCTGTTACTTCGTTCTCACAAGAAAATAAATCGTTAATTCCCCAGCAATTACAAATTGGAAGTCATGTTCCAGAATTTATAATTAGCTATTTCATGAATCAAGATGGAATCGTTACAAATATATATCAACAAAAAAATAGACTTCTACAATTCAAGGAAAAACTAATAATCTTGGACTTCTGGACTACCACATGTTCAAGTTGCATCAAAGGGTTTCCAAAATTAGAAAGATTGCAAAAAGAGTTTGACGGAAAAATTCAGATATTCTTGGTAAACAATTACGATGATAGTTCTAAAATACGCAAATGGATAGAGTATTATAAAATCGAGAATAAACGAAGTCCAATTCCTAATAATATACCAATCATTTTTTCCACCCCAAAATTTGAAGAGTATTTTCCAATTAAATTTGAAATTGGATACAACGTTTGGATTGGCAAAAGTGGAAAAGTCATTCTTAGGGGAATACCGAACAATACCAATGAAAAAAAAATCAAACAGTATCTATTGGGAGAAGAAATTACATTTATTACAGACAAAGCACGGGGTATTTATAATAGCAAGCGTCCGTATTTTTCTAATTTTAAATCCAAAACAGTTCAACAATCTTCAATAATTGACAAGTTTAGTTCGGATTTTGCCAATCCATATGGATATTCAACCGAGGGTATCCTTGATTCAATAAATTGTACATCAAGAAATACATACTTAAACTTGTCAATTGAAACCCTTTATAAAATCGCATTTCGGCCGACATTAAGAAGGAGTGACTCAATAATCGATTTTCTTCAACCTATAATTGACCTGCCAGATAAATCAGAAGTAAGTACCAATCCAAGCACTGTAGATAGAGAAATAACTGATGAATCCTTAATTAATACATGCTTCATATATGAGCAAATTGTGCCGCTAAGTTATAGTGATTCATTAAAAAAGGACTTAATGATCCGAGATCTTAATCTTTACTTTGAAAATAAAAAAGGAATAAAAGGAGAAGTTCGAGAAGTTAAATCTCACTACTTTAAACTATCTATAATTGATTCAATTTATTCAGAGAGTTCTTCGATTTCCGAATCACTAAAATTTGAAACTAGAAAAAATGGTAAAAAATATATGACTTTTGATGGATATCGATTAAAATCAATCGTTGAACGATACTTTAGCCAAGTTGATAAAAATATAATATCAAATTATCCGATTATCATCAATAATAACAGTAAGAAAAGATATAAAGTAACACTGCTTGCTCCAAATCAATTAGATAGCCTTAATGATTTAATCCAAGTACTTGGAAATTCAGGAATTTCAATGAAAGAAAAAATTGGACTAATCCCAAGGCTTGTCATTGTGAAGGCAAATTGA